Sequence from the Rutidosis leptorrhynchoides isolate AG116_Rl617_1_P2 chromosome 3, CSIRO_AGI_Rlap_v1, whole genome shotgun sequence genome:
gtttggaactacattcatgtaatcaattatcctttgaccgtgttcgacgattcacgaacaattatgtgtatatagatatgtatatataatatataatattaactgaaaacattaacaaagtattagatatatgatactttacatgaacatatttgtttcgatatatttattgacagaattaagagataatatcaaatgattgaattatcagatacattatgatatgattacgggcctatgttatgaggtccactgtgatttaagaaatctattctttttgaccactcattacttaactagtatgataaaataacgatatttatattttattttatcaaatatatataacgatttaaattaatattatatatatttatacgcatattatacgtacatagttttatacttttactatactttaactttacctttactttacttttactttactttaactttaataattcatactttaataattcactttaataattcatactttaataatttactttaataattcatactttaataattcactttaataattcactttaataattcatactttaataattcactttaataattcaaaaatctattataaatagaattcaataggttttattatttcatagaaacttgaaaatatatttctctaaactctctcaatcgaattacacatatatattttctttgtattatttcaagatattattagtatacataaattactacgacggagttatattcagacgattttaaaataagtttttaaacgggatagagctaaggaaattatgggttatagctatggaggttatgggtattgatcgagggtattgctcgtgaggtcaacctaacgtttatcattttcgtttcgtctacgtactttcctgcaatattgaatctcaatattgatacgtgagcactcataatttaacttttatatttcaatagtgtatccctgactagtgctcgagtatataggattatgcatgcttgtacattcgatattgtccttagataggtttgttgaatcctgaattagatacatatgctactgagatagggtatatgatatgcatgtcattggaaagctagcgaaaaattaagaacttttcatttagatatcgaatggtttcgatgaacggattagaagttatagtcaactgaattttagtattattgttaaaatgattattattactatcgtcgttattattttaatagaaatatcattgttattataaaatatcattattactattatgttagtattatcattttatcataataacatttttagtaaatataaatattgttatttttttatagaataataataattattattacaaaataatacaacttttacttattattattatgatcaatattattttatcaaataaataggggatacaaagatatttttcaccacgcgtaatataattacattaataatacttaccactatagttttacgatattaagtgaactttataaattttactacttaagatatataaaagtatattttatcatatataaacgttaatataaatttttattaataaatgacttttattattataaaatctaataaatatatttaaatatataaaatgactatagttaagttatataataaacacgtataaattttagaagtcattttgggttaagttgacttttgttgacttttgcatattagtctcgagcattaggattgtggtacactatgacttgaccaaaaattgttagaaaaatattgaccaacatataaatatatataattaatataggttcgtgaatccgaggccaaccttgcacttgttaaatgacgttatatgtatttttactacgaaatacagtatggtgagtttcatttgctccctttttaattgcttttgcaatatatatttttgggctgagaatacatgcgatgttttataaatgttttacgaaataggcacaagtactaaaactaattctatgtgggtttaaaccagaaatatacccttagcttggtaacattaaactacttgtctatgtacggtaggcgcgaatcctaaagatagatctattgggcctgacaaaccccatcctgacgatgggatgctttagtacttcgaggttattttaaacacacctgatctggtgtacttcagagggtaaaacatgaacgttaaggcttgttaccgggtgcctacaacttatagaatacttttatacactcgcgagtgtacggatatttatagaaactgaaatcttgtggtctattactattacggaaatgattgattatgataaactaatgaactcaccaaccttttggttgacactttaaagcatgtttattctcaggtattaaagaaatcttccgctgtgcattagctcattttaaggatattacttggagtcattcatgacatactttgaaagacgttgcattcgagtcgttgagttcatcaagattaatattaagtcaattatagttgaatgtaatatgaaatggtatgcatgccgtcaatttttgatgtaaagaaagtttgtcttttaaaaacgaatgcaatgtttgtaaaacgtatcatatagaggtcaaatacctcgagatgtaatcaactattgtgaatcgtttataatgtatatgaatgcgtCCTTTCACTTAATCTCAGTGACATCATCATTTCTTGGGGTTAAAATTGCGCGTTCACGCAAATAATCTTCGTCGGTTTGTTTTAGGCCGAACTCCGGGAAAATAGCATCAACAATGGATTCAATTGGGCTAGGGGCTGGGGTTAGAAGGAACTCCTATGGAATTTCAATCCATGTTGGTTCGTCCTCACCTTCTTTTGCATGCGCAGGTAGGTTACCATCTCCTATATCTAGGACCCATTTGTTGAACAATTGCTTGCGAGTGTCAATCGTGCCATCACTGGTGTATTCATTCACTCTCATTATCCGTGATAGCGTATGAATTTGACAGAATTTCCATAGGTCAGATCGGTTGATGCAAGCTTGTACTACCTCTTGTCTTTTGCCTTTTGGTATCACGGGTAAAATCTGGCGAAAGTCTCCCCCAAGTAAAATAGGCATACCTCCAAAGAGTTTGCGTCTATTTTCTTCGGCTTTAGCGCCTAGAATATCTCGCAGTGTTTTGTTCAACGCTTCAAAAGCGTACCGCTGAGTCATTGGAGCTTCATCCCATATTATCAGTCTAGCCTCATGGAGTAGTGCCGCCAAATGTGTGTTTTATTTTATACCGCATGTGCTATTTTCCAACAATTCAAGGGGGATCACAAATCTGCTGTGTGCAGTCCTGCCACCTGGTAATAGCAAGGAAGCTATTCCTGTATTTTATAACTGTTATGTTGTGGACGTTTGAAGTATGCAGCAGGTAATGCAAAGATATGTATaggaagtaaaaaaaataatatggtAACTGATTAGGTAGAGTATGAATACCTGATGAAGCAACGGTAAGTACAATCATTCGTTCTGACCTTAACTTGGTAAGGATGGTGTTGTATAAGAAAGTTTTCCCCGTGCCCCCTGGCCCGTAGACAAAAAACAGGCCACCTGCTTGTGCATTTACGGCTCCAATAACGCTTTGATATACTTTAAGCTGATCAGGGTTCAAAGAGTTGTAAAGGCTATCATGGACGGTTTTTAACTCTTGTATGTTGTAGTTTAGCTCTTCTCGGATTAAACGGTTGTCTAGATGGATTATCAGGGATGGATCTGGTTGGGGCAGGTCTGGAAAATCTGATAATGCCTTGCCGTTTTTGTTTAAAAGCATTTGTATTTCTGCCAAGCAATAATTTTGAATCTGTGCCTCTGTGAGAATCATATCTGGATACCTTAATTGTATTCGTTTTTTATGCAGGATGTCATCCGATAATGCTTCCCAGCTAGTTTCCCATAGTTTGAGTGGTTGGCTAACATTACAAAAAAGTAACATCGTGACAAACAAATCACGAAGTTGAGCCCCTGACGCTCATAGTCTTGCCTCTGTTATTGCTTCTGCCCATTCTTTGTCGTAGTTGATCAGCCCGTATGCGAAGAAGGTGTCTTTAAAGGTGTTGTACACTGTGCCATCGAGTGTGCGAAGTTCCTCAAAAGAGCGGGGCCCTTTAACTACGTTTAACAGCATTCTCAGATAGTACCTTTCTCCAGAGGCAGGGTGTGAATACACGATACAGCCTATGCAACCCCGTTGTTTTCTTGGTTCCCATGTTTTTGTAGTCTGATTCCAAACATAATGTGTAGGTATCTTCACGTATGTCAGTTTTCGTGCATTTGGGTCACGCTTGTTAAGCTCAAACCATTGGGTGAACATCGTTTCTTTGATTCTTTCCATATGCAGTAGTGCAGGGAGGCTCTCCGAATCGTGGAGTGTGATTGTGTGATGGTTTGGTAGATGATAGGATAACTTCAACACTGATGGTTGTGAAAATTGGATGTCGAATGAAAACATCCGCCAGACAGCCTCACATGGAGATATATAACGACAATCCAAGTAATTCTTGATTTCGTCTACCTCAATTACTGTTTCAACGGATGAGTCACCAGTTCGTGTAAGATTCTCCTGGATAACGATGGTTACTCTGTCTGGCCCTTTGTTTAAGTATTTAAATAAGTACTTTATTGCCCTAGATCTGTTGCACCACTCGACATTTATATGGGCATTGTATTTGAGGAGTAGAAACCGATTGTAAGGGACGACGAAACTGTTGTCAAGTGTCGCCTTTCCTTTAATGACTTTCATTCCATTGTTGTGGCATCTATAGTTAGCGTATCCATCTTCAGCTATCGTTTTCTCCCCGTAATATGGTTTGGGGAAATGTTTTGAACACTTCCGATCAAATATGCAAGGTGCATCCATATTATTTCCACCATATGGTCCATGTAACATGTATCCAGTGACCATTTTATAGTCGGCTGGATCTTCTATTTGAGAGGGTATTTCCACGGAAATGAGCTCATCAATATCGGATGGTGATTTACATTTATATTCATGTGTTAACCATATGAGCATATGAACATGAGGTAAACCACGTTTTTGGAATTCGATGATGTATATACCTGGggaaaaaatattgattttataaTGGTAATATATAGGGAAATGTTAGGATGAATGGATACAATTCGCATACAACGCTAAAAGtaagtaaataaaaaataaaaaataattaggGGGGATAAAAGTTACCTGCTTGGCATTTTCCAAATATGTGTGCTTTCATTATATCGCGCATGAGTTTATCAAGCTTTTATTTAAATAGCCTTGCGAAGATATCGGGGCGGTCGGGCACTTTTTGGCCCTCGATATAGCAGAGCATGCCATCTATTTCTGGCCATCTAGGGTTGGAGGTGAAGGTGATGAACAAATCGAGGTTGTCATATTTCCGAGATAAAGCCATAGCATCTTGATAGTTTTGGATCATATAACGTGGGCTGCCTGTATGCGAAGATGGTAAAACTATTCTTTTTCCAATTGATGAAGCTCTCGTATCTCCTCGTGTAACAGTGTCACAAATGTTATTATATACGTCGATACGCAGGTAATTTTGGTGAGCGCGGACCCATTTTAATCTT
This genomic interval carries:
- the LOC139900333 gene encoding uncharacterized protein, which translates into the protein MKAHIFGKCQAGIYIIEFQKRGLPHVHMLIWLTHEYKCKSPSDIDELISVEIPSQIEDPADYKMVTGYMLHGPYGGNNMDAPCIFDRKCSKHFPKPYYGEKTIAEDGYANYRCHNNGMKVIKGKATLDNSFVVPYNRFLLLKYNAHINVEWCNRSRAIKYLFKYLNKGPDRVTIVIQENLTRTGDSSVETVIEVDEIKNYLDCRYISPCEAVWRMFSFDIQFSQPSVLKLSYHLPNHHTITLHDSESLPALLHMERIKETMFTQWFELNKRDPNARKLTYVKIPTHYVWNQTTKTWEPRKQRGCIGCIVYSHPASGERYYLRMLLNVVKGPRSFEELRTLDGTVYNTFKDTFFAYGLINYDKEWAEAITEARL
- the LOC139900332 gene encoding uncharacterized protein; amino-acid sequence: MLLFCNVSQPLKLWETSWEALSDDILHKKRIQLRYPDMILTEAQIQNYCLAEIQMLLNKNGKALSDFPDLPQPDPSLIIHLDNRLIREELNYNIQELKTVHDSLYNSLNPDQLKVYQSVIGAVNAQAGGLFFVYGPGGTGKTFLYNTILTKLRSERMIVLTVASSAPMTQRYAFEALNKTLRDILGAKAEENRRKLFGGMPILLGGDFRQILPVIPKGKRQEVVQACINRSDLWKFCQIHTLSRIMRVNEYTSDGTIDTRKQLFNKWVLDIGDGNLPAHAKEGEDEPTWIEIP